Genomic DNA from Candidatus Koribacter versatilis Ellin345:
GCGCCTCGCGGACAGTCCCGACTTCGATCCCAGCCTGGTGCAGTGGTTGCGCAGCAGCCACGTGCAGCCCACCGGACGCCTGGAAGGCGACTTCGCCGGAGGCGGCGCGGGTGCGGACCACGCCTATTTGCTGGTGAACACAAATGGCGGGCATCGCCTCGTAGTGCTGGTGAATAACCAGGTGAAACTCGACCAGCAATTCAACGAAGTCGTTCTCGTAGCGAAGGTTCCGAAGAGCGCGATCCGCTCCATCAAGATCGAAAATGGCAGTCCTGCAACAGGAAATGCGGACGGGATTTTGGTCGTTACCAACAAAGACGATTTGCATTCCGGCGTGGTAGTGAGTTTCAATGGAAACTCGCCCGTTACCGCAGTCCCACAAAACTACAAGTCAACCACGCTGGAGTAAGCAATGCTTCATAAGAACCGGCTGTACACGCCGGGGCCGACCCAACTTCTGCCCTCGGCGCAGTTCGCCATGGCGGCGGCTACCATGCATCACCGTACCGCCGACTTCCGTGACCTCTACGTACGCACTCTTGCCGACCTGAAATCGTTTATCGGGACCCAGAATGACGTCATTCTCATGGCCTGCTCCGGTAGCGGCGCCATGGAGGCCTCGGTTTCGAACCTCACTTCACCCGGCGACAAAGTTCTCGTGCTCACTGCCGGAAAGTTCGGTGAACGCTGGAGCAGCCTCGCGAAAGCTTACGGCGTAAAAACTGAAGTCGTAAGCGCGCCCTACGGTGAAACCTGGACGCTGGATGCCGTCAAAGAAAAGCTCGACGGCGTCAGCGTGGTTTACATGCAGGGCACCGAGACCTCAACCGGCGTACGCCATGACGTCGAAGGCGTAGCCAAGCTGTTGAAGGGCACCGACACGCTGCTCGTCGTGGACGCCATCACCGGCCTCGGCACCACCCACTTCGACGTGGATGGCTGGGGCGTGGACGTGATCATCGGTGGCTCGCAAAAAGCTGTCATGATCCCGCCAGGATTGGCTTTCCTCTCTGTCAGCGAGCGCGCTTGGAAGAAGATGGACGCGACGAAGAACCCGCGCTTCTACTTCGACTTGCGCAAAGAACGGAAGTCGGCGGCAAAGGGCGAATCGGCCTACACACCGGCGACGTCGTTGATCGCGGGACTCGGCGCAGCTTTGGACTTCATCCGCGGCATGGGCAACGGTAATTTGTCTGACGGTCGCCATGCGTTGGTGGAGAACGCCGAAACCGCGGCGGCCATGACTCGCGCCGCAGCCGAAGCTCTCGGGCTCACGATGTTTGCGAAGCACTCGCCGGCAGCGGCAGTGTCGGCCATCAACGCCCCCGCGGGCGTGGATTCCGGCGCCATCGTGAAGGGTTTCCGCAACCAGTTCGGCGCGGTGGTCGCAAACGGTCAGGGTGACGAGATGAAGGGCAAAATCTTCCGCGTCGCGCACCTCGGCTATTACGACTACCTCGACACCATCGCAATCGTGGGCGCACTCGAGCATGTGCTGGCTTCGATCTCGAAGCCCGCGCACGTTGAGTTTGGACCCGGCCTGCGTGCCGCGCAGTTCGTTTACGCACAGCGCGCAACGTTTGCCGCTGCTACGGTGTAAACGATCTGCTTAGAACGACCCGTGTCGAATGCGTCACGTAGGACGAGCCGTCGCGGTGTGTATGACGAGCCGTTACGGTGTGTATCAGGGCATCGCTTTAGCGATGCCGCAACGCTGCTTCCACAACAAGGGGCTTTAGCCCCTGCGAAACCCAACGGCGCGGCGGTTTTGCCGCCGCGCTACCACTCTCCTTCTCGCTGTATCAACCCGGAGTCAACCCGCCCGCGGGTGGCTACCACCGCAAGGACCGCTATCTTGAAAATCGTTGTCGCCGAAAAAATTGCCAAAGCCGCCATTGATCTGTTCAAGCAGGATCCCACGTGGAACGTGGTGACTCCCGACCAGGTCGCCCAGAAAGAACAACTTCTCGAACAGCTCAAGGGCGCCGATGCCCTCATCGTCCGCTCGGCCGTCTTCGTGGACGCCGCCATGCTTGAGCACGCCGACCAGCTCCGCGTCATCGGACGCGCCGGCGTTGGCGTCGACAACATCGAGCTTGAAGCCGCTACCCGCAAGGGCATCGCCGTGATGAACACCCCCGGCGCCAATGCCATCGCCGTCGCTGAGCACACCATCGGCCTCATGCTCGCGCTCGCCCGCTTCATCCCCCGCGCCACCGAAACCATGCACGCCGGAAAGTGGGAAAAGAAGTCGTTGCAAGGCACCGAGCTGCGCGGCAAAACCCTCGGTATCGTCGGTCTCGGACGCATCGGCCTGGAAGTTGCGCGGCGCGCAGCATCGTTTGGCATGACGCTCGTCGCCCACGATCCCTACGTCTCTCCCGCAATTGCGCACGATGCGAAGATCCGCCTCGCTGATCGCGACGAAGTGCTTGCAGTTGCGGATTACATCACGCTGCACGTTGGGTTGACGCCGCAGACGGCGAACATGATCAACGCGACAACGCTCGCCACGATGAAGAAGGGTGTGCGCATTGTGAACTGCGCGCGCGGCGAACTCATTGACGACGCCGCCCTCGCGGAAGCCGTGAAGTCCGGCCACGTCGGCGGAGCGGCACTCGATGTCTTTACCGAAGAGCCGTTGAAGGCATCGCCCTACCATGGCGTGCCCAACGTCATCCTCACCCCGCACATCGGCGGCTCCACTGCCGAAGCGCAAGATGCGGTAGGCGTGCAGATCGCGCATCAAGTCCGCGATTACCTGCAACGCGGCGTCGTGCAGAACGCAGTCAACATGCCGTCGCTCACCGAGCAGGAGTACGTCGCGCTGGAGCCATTCATCACCCTAGGCGAACGCCTCGGCAGCCTGCTCGCGCAGCTCGCGGAATCGCGCTTCGAAGAAATCGGCATCCGCTACACCGGCCCGCTCGCCGACTGGAAGACCGAGCTCATCCGCAATGCCAGCATCAAGGGCATCCTGCAGCACACCACCGACGAGAGCGTGAACGTCATCAACGCCAACTCCGTGGCTGAGACGCGCGGCATCCGTGTGCACGAGTCGAAGAAGGAGCACCCGTCGAGCGGCGCCGCCGCCAATGTGCTCGGCCTAACGGTCACGACGCCGAAGGGAACGCTCTCTGTACGAGGCACGGTGCTGCATGGCAATTCGCCGCGCCTGCTTTCGTTCGACAACATTGATGTGGAAGCCCCGCTCGAAGGGACGTTGCTGGTCATTCGCAACCGCGATATCCCCGGCGTAGTAGGACGCGTCGGCACCATCCTCGGCGAGCACGAAGTCAACATCGCAAACTTCGCGCTAGGCCGTCCCAGCGGCAACAGCGGCGGCAACGCCATCGCAGCGGTGCAGGTCGACGGCCCGCTGAAAGAGCCAGTCCTGCAACAGCTACGCCAGCAGAAAGCGATCCTGGCTGCGAATGTAGTGCAGTTCTAGGTTTTGCAGTCTGGGTGCCCCGTCCTTATCGCGAAGCGATAGGGCGGGGTTTTTCTTTGCCCAAATGCCGAGCGGAAGCCCACTCTGACTTTTTAGATTTGTATCAGGGCAACGCTTCAGCGCTGCCGACAAGCTGCTCAGAAGGAATGGGCTTTAGCCCCTGCTACTCTTCCATCCTCTGCAATTTCCGCGACTCCGCCAGCAGCGCCATCGAATGCGTCAAATTCTGCATGGTTACGATGCCCACGAGGCGATCGCCATCCACCACCGGCACCAGGCTCAAGCCCTTGGTTCCGATGCGCCGGAAGATTGCTGCCAGCGTCTCGGACTTCTGTGCGATCTGGAAGCCTCGGTTCATCACGCCTTGCACATAGCCATTGCCGCCGCGCAGCGCATCGAGAATGCGTTGGCGCGAGATGACGCCGACCAGATCGCTGCCGCGAATCACCGGGAATTCGTCTTGCAACGAGTGCACGGCCTTGTGCAGCGCGTCTTCAAGCGTGTCGGCTGAAGACAGCGTCGAGAAGTCCGTAAGCATGACCTCTTCAATCCGCACCGTCTCCAGCACTGATTGGAAGATCGCAGTCCGATCTTCAATTTGCGCGCCGATAAACAGGAAGAAGCCGATCATCATCAGCCACGGCGCCCAGATCCCGGCGACCATGAACAGCGCTGCGAAGGTCTGGCCGATCGTCACCGCCCGCCGCGTGGCCTGCACGTAGTCCATGCGTTGCGCATACCAGGAGCGAAGCACGCGCCCGCCGTCCATGGGATACGCCGGCAGCAGATTAAACAGTCCGAGAAACAGGTTCGCCCACACGAAGCTCTTCGTCAGGTTCACCGGCGTAATCAGCGGCCGCGCGAGCAGGTTCATGTGCAACAGCCCGACGCAGGCAATCGCGGCGCCGATCCCTATCCCGAGATTGATCAGCGGTCCCGCAGCGCTGATGCGAATGTCGCGTGCCGCCGTCTGTCGCGTATGCGGCGCGTTGTCGTCCATGAACGTGATGCCGCCGATGGGCAGCAGCACAATGCCGCGCACCTTCACCCCGAGACGGATCGCGACCAGTGCATGCCCCAACTCATGCAGCACCACGGAGCCGAATACCAGGCCCACCAGCGCAAGTCCGCGCATTGCCAGCGCCGTTCCGTTCGCCGCCGACTGCGCAAACCACACGAACATCAGCAGGAAAAAGAACGTCAGGTGCAGTCGCACCTCGACGCCGAACAATCGCCCTATCGGAATGGACCAGCTTCGCATGATAGAAAAGGGAGCCGGTTCCCCAGCCCCTGCTCACATTCTATACACTTCTTAGACGCGACAAGCCGAGGCCAGGTTCCACCCAGTTCTGTATGCGGATCATCTCCGGGAAATTTCGCAGCCGTTCGTTGAAGACGCCGCAAGGCATGGACGTCCGCCCATCCTCCGACCGCCTCCGCGAAACGTTGTTCAACGTCCTCGCCTCCGGCTACCAACTCGAAGACTCCCGCTGGATCGATTTATTTGCCGGAACTGGTGCTGTCGGACTGGAAGCTCTCAGCCGCGGTGCTGGATACATCTACTTTGTGGAGAAAGCGCCGAAGATCGCGCGCATTACGCAGGAGAACGTGAAAAGTCTTGATGCGCAAGATCAAGCCGAGGTTCTTACCAGCGATGCCAACGCAGGATTGCGCCAATTGGAGGGAATCGATCCGGTGGACTATGTATTTCTCGATCCGCCGTATCGCGAAGAGGGCGCGTATCTCGGAGTGCTGCGAATTCTCAGCGACTCTCCGCTGCTCAAGCCAAGCGCGATCGTCATCGCCGAACACACCAAGCACTTCGATCCCGGCGACGGCGTCGGTGCACTCCAGCGCTACCGCTCGCTGAAGCAGGGCGACGCCGTGCTGAGCTTCTATCGCCGAGCTACATAATGAAGTCGCGTGTCTTCCCGATGATCGGGTGGTGCATCTCCTGAAGGTCGTTCTTCACGCAGTTCAGGCCGTAAACGCAGCTCTCGAATTCCTTCGACAACTTTGCAAACAGTGGCGCCACCTTGGCGTATTCGAAGTGCTCAAACTTCGAAACGATGTAATAGCTCTCCTTGCCGGCCTTCATGAAGTCAATCATGTTCTCCAGCCGCTGCTTGCGGAGACGAACGTGATTAATGCTCTCCGGAAACATGCCGCTGAAGAACAGCGTGTAGTCGCCGATATGTTTCCGCACCTGGCGTTCGCGATCGAACGACGACGCCGGTCCATAGATCGGATCGCTCTCAAGCAGCATTTCGCCGACATCCTGGATCGGCTTGCCCTCCGCGTTCTTCACGCGGAACAGGTTCTCGGCATCGGCAAATTCCGCCAGCATCGCCGCGACGTACTCTTTCACGTCCGGATCGCGCAGCCCGATGTCTTCATCGAAATGCCGGTCCACAAGGTTAAGGAACATCTCCTGCAAAGGTCGAGAATCTGCTAGTTGGCCCACTTTCATCACCCCACTTCAAGAACGTTGACGGGAGAGATACCGCGATTCCCTCCTCGCCGCAAGTGCACTTTTTGATGAGCCCCATCAAATTCTTCGATGTCGGCTCCAGCCACTCGCTTGCTGTGGAGTTAGAACACTGCTCCCGCTCGCATAGTTGCTGCTGATTTTGCTACTTTGGTGGACAACGTTTTCCGCTGGCAGTCTCCTGCCTCGAGTGACAACAAAATGCATCGCGAACCAAATGCGGTAATCTTGAGCTTCGCCTCATGACCTACGAAACCGCTGTCGAAGCGCTCTACCAGCTCGGCCACGAGCTCGCGGGCACGCCCTCGCACAAGTTCGATCTCGCACACATGCGCGTGCTCCTCGACGCCCTCGCGCATCCCGAACGCCGCTTCGCCAGCGTGCTCATTGCGGGCACCAACGGCAAAGGTTCCACCGCCGCCACGTTGTCTTCGATCCTTCTCGCCGCCGGATACAAGACCGGCCTCTACACTTCGCCGCACCTCGTCAAGATCAACGAACGATTCCGCATCAACGGCTCGCAGGTCAATGACGCCGAATTTACCGCCGCTTACGAGCACGTCGAAACCCTCGCCAGCGCACTGGTCGAGACCAAAGCGCTCCCGTGGCATCCCAGCTTTTTCGAGATGCTCACCGCCATGGCCTTCGAACTCTTCGCGCGCGCCGGAATCCAGATCGCGGTGCTCGAAGTCGGCATGGGCGGCCGCCTCGACGCAACCAACGTCGTCGAGCCGCTGATCTCGGTCATCGCCGACATCTCGCTCGATCACCAGAAATTTCTCGGCAACACCATCGCCGAAATCGCCGCCGAAAAAGCCGGCATCATCAAGCCCAACGGCACCGTCGTCACGCTGCCGCAGCATCCCGCCGCCAACGACGTCATCGGCCACGCGATCCTCGATCATCAAGCCAAGGGCATCAGTGCGGTGAAGCACATGCCGCCGATGGCGCCCGGCTCCGCGGATTATCGCGATGTCGAAGGCCGCAACCGCTATCCGCTCGAAGTGATGAACGAAATCATCGAAGTTAACTCCCCGCTTCCCGGACGCCACCAGCTCCGCAACCTGGCGCTCGCCATCACCACCGCAGAAGAACTAGCGCGCTTCGGATTCCCCGTTACGTCGAAACAGATCGAGCAAGGCATTCGCGAAACCCGCTGGGCCGGCCGCTTCCAGGTAATCTCCGCCGAAAAGAATGCCCTAAAACGCGAGTTGATCTTCGATGTCGCCCACAACCCCGACGGCGCCTGGGCACTCCGCTCCGCATTATCCGACAAGATCGCTGAGCGTCCGCTAACCCTCGTCTTCGGCGCCATGCACGACAAGGCCTTCCGCGAGATGGTGCAGATCCTCTTCCCCACCGCCCAGCAAGTCATCGTGACGCAAGCCAAGAATCCCCGTGCCGCCACCACCGCCGAACTCGCCGAAGTTGCCAAGGAAGTTGGAACCGAAGTCGTCCAATGCGCCAGTGTCGAAGCCGCGGTTCACAAGGCCCCTGAGCTTACGGCGGAAAATGGCGTGATCGTCGTAACCGGCTCCATCTTCGTCGTTGGCGAAGCCATGAACGCGCTTCAGGTAGAAACCTAAACCTCTCGCTGTGCGGACATTCTCCGCCCGCCCCTTTCGCTGCGATAATCTATTTCAAGCGATGCCTGCCTTGCTAAGCCGGTTACGGTCCTATTTCTTCTATGTCCCGATGGTGTATCTCTACACCGCGATCATGGGCGCAGGCTCGCTCATCTCCTCGCTCTTCGATCGCGACGGCCGCATCCAGCACTGGTTCGCGCGCACCTGGTCGAAGATGATCCTCGGCACCGCCAGCTGTCCCGTCACCATCATCAATCCTGAAAAGCTCTACGTCGGCGGCGCCGCGGTGTATGTCGTCAACCATCTCTCCGCGTTCGACATTCCCACCCTCTACGCCGCGCTGCCCTTCCAGTTCCGCATCATGGCGAAGAAAGAACTCTTCCGCTACCCCGTGCTCGGCTGGCATCTTTCGCGCTCCGGGCAAATCCCCATCGAACGCGAGAACGCACGTGCCTCGCTCAAGAGCCTGATGAAGGCCAGCGACACGCTGAAGGCCGGCACCTCCATGGTCGTCTTCCCCGAGGGTGGACGCTCGCCCAATGGCCAGCTCCAGCCCTTCCTCGGCGGATCGTTTTACGTCGCCATCAAGGCGCAGAAGCCCATCGTGCCCATGGCGCTCATCGGCACCTACGAAGCGTTGCCGATGAACAGTTTCCACATCCGTCCGCGCGCGTTCCAACTTGTCATTGGCGATGCCATCTCCACTGCCGGCTACGCTCCGCGAGAGATGGATAAACTCGCCGCGCTTGCGGAAGACGCAGTCGCTGAGTTGTACTATTCCCGCTCGACGATCGAGCGCCCGGCCACCGAGCCGGCAGACGAAGCCCTGCGCCACGCGCAACTCACGGAATCTCCCGAGGGACAAGGATGAGTTCCACTAAGCCACGCATCGCCATCCCCGAGCCGCATTCCTCGCGCCAATACACCGGCAAGCGCCTGCAGGATTACGTCGCTCCCATCGAAGCCGCAGGTGGCGAAGCGGTCATCATCGAACTGGCACTCCCGTCGGCTGAGCAGGCGCACCGAATGAAATCCTGCGATGCGGTGCTCCTCCCCGGCAGCCCAGCCGATCTCGATCCCGAAAAGTACGGCGAGGTAAAAGACCCGCATACCGCTGCCGCCGATGTCGCGCGCGACAACGCTGACGAACTCCTGCTGCAAGATGCCTACAACATGCGCAAGCCGGTGTTCGGCATTTGCTACGGCGTGCAATCGCTCAACGTCTGGCGGACCGGCTCCCTCGTGCAGCACATAGAGAGCAAGATTGCGCACGAAGTGAAGCACGAAGCCCGCGCGCACACCGTAGAGGTCAAGCCCGCAACCATGCTCGCAAAGATCGCCGCTGAAGCCGAGCCGAACGTTGCAGAGCATTGGGTGAACTCGTCGCACCATCAGTCGCTCGCCACCCTCGGCGATGGTCTTCAACTCGCAGCAACGTCGCCGCACGATGGCGTCGTTGAAGCTGTCGAAGGCACTGCGCCCGACCAGTGGGTGCTCGGCGTGCAATGGCATCCTGAGCGCACGTACAAAGAAGACAAATTCTCTCGCCTGCTCTTCGAGCGCTTCCTCGCCGAAGCCCGGCGCTGGCACGAACAATTCGCCGCAAAGAAAAACGACTTCGAGGCGGTGCGATAAATGTCCGTTCCCATGTCCTTAAACGGCAAAGTAGCGCTCGTCACCGGAGGCTCACGCGGTATCGGCGCCGCCATCGTGCGTCTCTTCGTGCAGGCCGGCGCGAAAGTCGTCTTCAACTATCAGCGCGCCGCCGACGCCGCCAACCAGCTCGTCGCAGAACTCGGTGTTGACCATTGCTTCGCGGTCCAGGCTGATCTCAGCAACATCGCCTCGGCTGGGCCGCTGGTGGAAGCCGCCGTCGCCAAGTTCGGTGCCGTCGACATCATGGTCGCCAACCACGGCCTGTGGCCGCCCGAAGATATCCCCATCAACGAGATCCCCGACGAGCACTGGCGCAACACGCTCTCCATCAATCTCGATTCCGTCTTCGGCCTCATCAAGCACACCGTCGCGCAAATGAAGCAGCAGGGCCGCGGCGGCCACATCGTGCTGATCAGTTCCACCTCCGGCCAACGCGGCGAGGCTTTCCACGTGGACTATTCCGCGTCCAAAGGCGCGCTTATCTCCATGACCAAGGGCCTGGCAACCGAGCTGGCTCGCTACGGAATCTACGTGAACGCGGTCGCGCCCGGGTGGGTTAATACCGATATGTCCGCGTCAACCCTGGTCGATCCCAAGGCCGACGCCCTGATCTACCAGCAGATTCCTCTCGGCCGCGTCGGTAAGCCGGAAGAGATCGCCGCGCCGGTGCTGTTCCTCTGTACCCCGATGGCCGGCTTCATCACCGGCGAAATATTTAACGTGAACGGTGGGGCCGTGCTCGTCGGATAATTCCAATTTGCGGTCGTGAACGTCTAATGAAGCAGATGATCCAGAAGCTCCTTCCCTTCCTGCTGCTGCTCGCCGCGGCTTCGGCGCAAACTGCGCCTGCAACCACTCCCGCTCCCGCCGCGACGCCGGCCACTACCGCGGCCTCCAACGACTGGCTCCCCAAACTTACCGGCGACGAAGACGCAACCGTCAAGAAAGCCCGCACCCTGCTCACCCAGATGATCGAGGCCCTCGGTGGCGACAACTACATGAACGTCACCACCATCGAGCAGACGGGCATAACCTACAGCTTTTACAACGGCAAGCCCAACAGCTTGGGCATCGAATTCCACCGCCTCTTCAAGTTCCCTGACAAAGAGCGCCTCGAACTCACCAAGCAGCGCGACGTCATCTACATCGAGAACGCCGACGTGGGATACGAAATCACCTATAAGGGCACGGCCATTCAGGAACCGAGCTCCTGGCGCGAATACGTCGGCCGTCGCAATTATTCGCTCGAAAACCTCCTGCACGTCTGGTTGAAGGAGCCTGGAACCCAGATCTATTACGAAGGCTCCGCGATTGCCGAACAGCGCATGACCGAGGTCGTCACCGTGATGAACGTCCACAACGAAACTGCGTCCATCTACATCGACCAGAACTCGCACCTGCCGGTGAAGAAGTCGTTCACTTACCGCAGCGTGCTCGACAAGCAGAAGGACACCGAAGGCGAGATCTACGGCAACTGGCGCATGGAAGGCCCGCTCAACACGCCGCACAGCATCGTCCGCACCCACAATGGCGACTACACCAACCAGCGCTTCATCCGCAACGTTACCTACAACGCGCCGATGGCAGATTCCTTGTTCGAAGCGAAACCGACCTACGATCCCTACGTTTTGGAACGCAAGCTCGACACGCGGGAACATCCGAAGAAGTAAACCTCACTTTTCTGCTTTATCTCCTCGTCTGTCCCATCACTGGCGGTTGCGACTGCTGACCATATCTCGCGTGACGATCATCACGTCCACGGGTGCTGGTCGTCACAGCCTATCCCCTCGCCCTCCGATACTGTGCTCCATGTGGGGATCACCCGAAGTTTCCACCTCCCGCCGCCCACAATGGCCGGCCACAGGACACGTGTCCCCAAACACCACCGTTTCTCTTCCTCGCGTAAGCCCACGCTACCGTCTCCCATTCCGCTACCCTCTCTTGTCATCCAGAGGAGGGCGCCAGCCCGACGTGGGATCTGCTGTTCTGCCGTGCGGGCAGCCCACACCAATCTCTCCCCCGCACCACCTTCTCCTGTCATCCTCGAGGCGCGTCCGTCGCGCCGAAGGATCTGCTGTTCTACTTGGCGTAAGCCGACCCCACAGCCTCCGTCTTCACTACTCTCTCTTGTCATCCAGAGGAGGGCGTCAGCCCGACGTGGGATCTGTTGTTCTGCCGTGCGCCAGCCAGCGCCACCCTAACTCCTTCCCCCTCAATATTTTCCCCGTAACCCCCGCGCCCTCAATATTTTGCGCGGAAAACACCCTCTAACCTTCAGAAAACAAAGAACCGCTTCCCCCGGTAGGGGTACCAAGGAGTTAACATGGCTATCAACCTCTGCAACCACATCAAAGCCAACGGAACCGGCTGCGAATCACCCGCCCTGCGCGATCAGGACTACTGCTACTTCCACACCGCGCACCGTCAGAGCCAGCGCCGACAGCGCCGTGCCGCCCGCCTGAACCTCCCGTTCCAGCTCCCGCTGCTTGAAGACGCCGCCTCCATCCAACTCGCCATCAACGACACGCTCAACGCTCTCCTTGCCGGCCAAATCGACCACAAAACCGCGGGCTTGCTCCTCTACGGCCTGCAAACCGCCGCCATCAACGTGCGCCACATCGACCTCGATGTCTCCGGCTTCGACCGCCAAGCCGCCGAATACGACGACGACGAAGCCGACCTCCTCGAAGAAGAAATCGCCGCCGACATCGCCGAAGAAAAGAAACTCGAAGTAGTCGCCGCCAAAAAAACCGAACGCGAAACCGCAAAAACCGCGGCGAACACCGCGACTCTCCCCGGGAAAAAGCCCGCCGCGCGCGCCGAAACCGCCGCTGCCGAATCCAAGCGCGCCGTCGGCGCCAATCCCACTTCGCCAACCGCACCAAAGTCTCAGTTGCGCAGCGACGGAATGAAATAGCCCACCACGTGAGTGGTGGGAAAACGGAGACGAAGGAAAGAAGCTAAACAAAAGGTCGGAGTCCCATTCATGGGACGGCATTCGGGGCCGCTGCCTTTGTTGAATCGTTCGTCGCACCTGTGCATCTTTTGCCGCTGGAGGCTTTCGCGAACATGAAGATCGGAATTCTTGGTTCTGGCGCCGTTGGACAAACTTTGGGATCTGGCTTCCTGAAGCACGGGCACGAAGTCATGCTCGGCTCGCGTGATCCTCGGAAATCGGAAGTACAGGCGTGGGTGAAAGCAAATGCTGGCGCGAAAGCCGGCGCCTTCGCCGAGGTTGCCGCGTTTGGCGAATTCCTGGTGTTGGCTACGCTCGGCGTCGCGGCCGAACATGCGCTGGAGATCGCGGGACTGGCAAACCTTGCCGGCAAGACCGTGATGGATGCGTGCAATCCCATCGCGGAAGGGACGCCGCCGCAGGAAGGCGTTTTAAAGTTCTTCACTGGGCCGAATGAATCGCTGGCCGAGACGCTGCAACAGAAGTTTCCCAAGGCGCACATCGTGAAAGCGTTCAACAGCGTCGGAGCCGCGCGGATGGTGAATCCACACTTCGAAGAAGGCGTGCCCACAATGTTCTATTGCGGCGATGACGACGCGGCGAAGAAGCAGGTCGCCAAATTGATCCAGGAACTCGGATGGGAACCCTTCGACTGCGGTGGAATTATCGCGGCACGAGCGATTGAGCCGTTGTGCATGCTGTGGTGCATTCCCGGGTTCACCCGAAACCAGTGGACGCACGCGTTCAAGCTGCTGGTGAAGTAGCGCAGCCACTGGCAATAGTTCCAGATGCGGGTAGCTGGTCTCGCGCGTAGCATTCCTGCGCTCTCGGGCA
This window encodes:
- a CDS encoding SDR family NAD(P)-dependent oxidoreductase, with amino-acid sequence MSVPMSLNGKVALVTGGSRGIGAAIVRLFVQAGAKVVFNYQRAADAANQLVAELGVDHCFAVQADLSNIASAGPLVEAAVAKFGAVDIMVANHGLWPPEDIPINEIPDEHWRNTLSINLDSVFGLIKHTVAQMKQQGRGGHIVLISSTSGQRGEAFHVDYSASKGALISMTKGLATELARYGIYVNAVAPGWVNTDMSASTLVDPKADALIYQQIPLGRVGKPEEIAAPVLFLCTPMAGFITGEIFNVNGGAVLVG
- a CDS encoding NADPH-dependent F420 reductase; the protein is MKIGILGSGAVGQTLGSGFLKHGHEVMLGSRDPRKSEVQAWVKANAGAKAGAFAEVAAFGEFLVLATLGVAAEHALEIAGLANLAGKTVMDACNPIAEGTPPQEGVLKFFTGPNESLAETLQQKFPKAHIVKAFNSVGAARMVNPHFEEGVPTMFYCGDDDAAKKQVAKLIQELGWEPFDCGGIIAARAIEPLCMLWCIPGFTRNQWTHAFKLLVK